The following proteins are encoded in a genomic region of Macrobrachium nipponense isolate FS-2020 chromosome 44, ASM1510439v2, whole genome shotgun sequence:
- the LOC135204355 gene encoding uncharacterized protein LOC135204355 isoform X2, with protein MFMSRNTLCPDGGKASPINFVLTRVKGPISSPSEDAKIYQSSSLPLPAIGAVEETLQHVCCNRLFTTTLHYQSHLIEKAETDQAHEFKLLEMGLLRCSLCSIWVQSSGMSLHLRKFHGIIKVNKNATSLGELSSGNKAETTVKPGKSYVIKVSGQTVSAGQPLVGSSTKKSNNIEILSSSASLTKPAYKLITSDGKVYPNTIRLQNSSSGIGGKVIVRPSVPFNNGVPVVTYGSRMIMKANRNISEGKIRMPISSKTGICKVVPAGGAVLQSTSQFAKSVGGVTTVQISGGNIVATSSSGKVSKMKTKFCAELGKPLINVDKKIISRSYKVVEKCSSNKTLPLTNVDLERTNKNKSTNVGVETTVKSPGEKSEVSHTRTKGVSNRKKELMLDMEGPDEKLAFLKFDHSDDIFEEFALSLEKIQKEKESLAKKGKPSTKQKSVPPVSNQSTVVPSEKSDCNGKAESSKPVSNKKRRKQVLKPVLEPGGDVNMETPITSKVKVRKKGKNVLPDSECHTPKVGKKTSPTITVNTKKYRRKFKENKCDTPKCTPKTSQQTPKGKRGGWKKKRPVGRPRREEVSEVSTPNLTGLDTMFNEPTHEDVENEPVLSPKREEEDNIPTVELDLFTLSSLNEKVSVLLTEPHNPDFKVYASMDAIFVGDSALGDVTNQIGYVTDSNNVVFVNPGHFLFPNVQELDKFIPSPIMTIKEKMSLSPRKLCKRATNVKLSVISKENQGVENNQESQGNSRESKISPTKKKTSIADSKINSYTGHKKSLKDKSLGLMVSSSDVVRDSKENVPLARLDGSSGNSKDVRVRRRSARHSGENKGDEQLPSVLNKDEELPGAEIEIKKGEPRSRTMSGSLKLGRNVQVKHLIDGQGKEENVDCDKVDCDKILKVVISPIKSEFQNLVQELKAGLLKSSGNHRIALSFDNDCPERIPNKKKLECDTKDLDVRFEDNDTVILSKPRLRTRSADSVPCGKSSKADSLPSDISSNRYNRLSRRKGRLKSESDSSFRTQHDGEEMGISEQVLSQSRHDFRNISGSTSEDNSDCVSRNGRRKSLSKSTCESLSKEDSLMAVMALAENSVIKGKNLDIKNEPSVIRNRPVRERRPSSKWLESLAFGKCSKRLSTPKLRTERSVSDTSDHSSSGKLRNNDESAKTLDMKKLRDEVRSLTIISGNQNRGPGLTTNNKDVNVVDVLCHSEMSECIESKVYNSNVGCNSIDYNKTSVVVAKSKTNKSNDDWEKGSEMVEDGVGDLLDIVRAGNIQNRIDDETTDTEVNQEEELLCKIDGSQKLNQQQKTKKKKNKKIQYNTHVKNIDEMVVKLDNKMAVGTIIDNDTINQDDDDEEAFLEGGIDEDEMKCKEGNADDCKDLGVCFEGVEDEADINIKSEKQEQPLEKGTKGVATEVKVTQSDKNTECHELSSQHERRDKKNASLDNVFTSTVTKLYLSEGIESSESSETLVSDDSLCKSFSGKEISSEDSSGKSTAERCTASSEESSTENIVEDDEVVVQRKYKVDLCKSSQLSKVIRIDEEISFKVNQEEQAKIFYTLNKGELSDEGLDSPERARKLTDFEEDKLLEEIFDECEKLPHEKLNFVEELEVKSCDRKSLLNCDKNTKFLVKHTPKTSEKLEEGNHNQNMRSTFDKFEEIEPELYEDSESESNDDSEIDKGSLTNIEPGVETGLVENSIQKITESEETGLAENSTQKIIESEEVPWTNHEKSELRDHKFLNNLEDNSKMSELLVNDTLVGNHKEEVVCQDEITKLDLTLERMDCKIKGCDAGILSQPTTDLAYPKDGFEKDVTSKFVGNLEKTVEKRITADLKLAEAASCTEVFEEMSKEAPVNPIINFEKTATGRLDSSEETIRKEASARDLQLQEEVKNTDIPEEIYKENTAGEKIYEETLGKEILHDTEMCVKEAPTNSGNSVFNINVSPRLSKELSIVCSDSSTVGSRSPHSKKEKCRSPRSTGPLSPLKISPLCPSREWHGRGAKLKAQVLIQDQQSGVTAQVLIHDQQTGVTNSERGKYSPRSTGHLSPLKISPELSPPREWHGRGAKLKAQVLIQDQQTYVADSERERHSPKSTSDLSPLKESPELSPPREWHGRGAKLKAQVLIQDQQTNVTDSENERNSPKTTNDLSPLKVSPELSSPREWHGRGAKLKAQVLIQDQQTGVIDSHVVCSGLGIADVKKGFGTDGSDDKSGAYVKSEKEKTISSTKITSPKVSGVSHSNTGISLKSPKPSKFVHDDREWQARGAKLKAQIMISDQQNGQMNTLVEPMDNSFSPVLKSPPAKKAKLGSPPVNMKDIRSFFTVQKASEQKFKKGVSGSDVMPKSSSSTQADSPSSPNCASSSSAWKMRSPTADFTNEHSLLDDVASDEKSFVKANPVTVPNDKHNKRNGKIIHHVENNWNGRMVSCIESSSKLVSPNNSKLNEPNHKLTPPSAGSSSMPLSPSTGNSTFVKPDPHSIGSTKLLSSPQCVTDSSNKDSPQTFRRRKLKLYSVTSSDIRTFFAPVKSTKRKLESSSPLDCKAIKREESSLLKLPKNMEVPEIHPLQTTCQPSKIMSEKFQTLDSATSPDFEGFPYGSRQSGVRARTLVRLITLIKSKKWYGLGNFPFPLDQLCDWNDGMLEDRLFDKYS; from the coding sequence AATACCTTGTGCCCTGATGGAGGGAAAGCGTCGCCCATCAACTTTGTACTAACAAGAGTTAAAGGACCCATTTCCTCTCCTTCAGAAGATGCCAAAATCTATCAGTCTTCCTCCTTACCCCTACCAGCGATTGGGGCTGTGGAAGAAACACTACAACATGTATGTTGTAATCGCTTGTTTACCACTACATTGCACTACCAGTCTCACCTTATAGAAAAAGCCGAGACTGATCAGGCACACGAATTTAAATTACTTGAAATGGGTTTGTTACGGTGTTCGTTATGTTCTATATGGGTGCAGAGTAGTGGGATGTCTTTGCACTTGAGAAAATTCCATGGCATTATAAAAGTCAATAAAAATGCTACGTCGCTTGGTGAGCTCTCTAGTGGCAATAAAGCAGAGACTACGGTAAAGCCTGGGAAAAGTTATGTGATCAAAGTCAGCGGTCAGACTGTGTCTGCAGGGCAGCCACTTGTAGGCAGTTCCACCAAGAAATctaataatattgaaatattatCTTCCAGTGCAAGTCTTACCAAACCAGCCTATAAATTAATAACATCGGATGGGAAGGTTTATCCAAATACTATACGCCTTCAGAATTCATCCAGTGGAATAGGAGGAAAGGTCATTGTCCGACCATCTGTGCCGTTTAATAATGGTGTACCTGTGGTGACCTACGGGTCTCGAATGATCATGAAAGCGAATAGAAATATATCGGAAGGGAAGATCAGAATGCCAATATCCAGTAAAACTGGTATTTGCAAAGTAGTACCTGCTGGTGGGGCAGTGTTGCAAAGCACCTCTCAGTTTGCAAAGTCAGTCGGTGGTGTCACCACTGTGCAGATCAGTGGTGGGAATATTGTGGCTACTTCAAGTTCAGGCAAGGTGTCAAAAATGAAGACGAAGTTCTGTGCAGAGTTAGGGAAACCATTAATAAATGttgataagaaaataatatctaGATCTTATAAGGTTGTAGAAAAATGCTCAAGTAACAAGACTTTGCCATTAACAAATGTAGATTTAGAaaggacaaataaaaataagagtacGAATGTGGGTGTTGAAACAACAGTGAAATCTCCTGGCGAAAAAAGTGAGGTATCTCATACCAGGACTAAAGGCGTGAGTAACAGAAAGAAGGAATTGATGCTAGATATGGAAGGTCCAGATGAAAAGCTTGCATTTTTGAAATTTGATCACAGTGATGACATATTTGAGGAATTTGCTTTAAGTTTAGAGAAAATTCAGAAGGAGAAAGAGTCTCTGGCAAAAAAAGGGAAGCCAAGCACCAAACAAAAATCTGTACCTCCTGTAAGCAATCAAAGCACAGTAGTGCCTAGTGAAAAAAGTGACTGTAATGGAAAAGCAGAGAGTTCAAAGCCTGTGTCCAATAAAAAACGCCGTAAGCAAGTCTTGAAGCCTGTGCTGGAACCTGGAGGTGACGTCAACATGGAAACTCCAATCACTTCCAAAGTCAAAGTGaggaaaaagggtaaaaatgtgTTACCAGACAGTGAATGCCATACACCCAAAGTTGGTAAAAAAACTAGTCCAACCATCACAGTTAATACGaagaaatatagaagaaaattTAAAGAGAACAAATGTGATACTCCTAAATGTACTCCAAAGACATCTCAGCAgacacctaaaggtaaacgtGGTGGTTGGAAAAAGAAAAGGCCAGTTGGACGCCCCCGCAGAGAGGAAGTTAGTGAAGTGAGCACTCCTAATTTAACCGGGTTAGACACAATGTTTAATGAACCAACTCATGAAGATGTGGAGAATGAACCAGTATTGTCACCCAAACGTGAAGAGGAGGACAATATTCCTACTGTAGAATTGGACCTGTTTACTCTATCCTCGCTTAATGAAAAAGTATCTGTTTTGCTCACAGAGCCCCATAACCCAGATTTTAAAGTTTATGCCAGCATGGATGCAATATTTGTTGGAGATTCCGCTCTTGGTGACGTTACAAACCAAATTGGGTATGTGACAGACTCCAACAATGTTGTGTTTGTAAATCCTGGTCATTTCCTCTTCCCCAATGTACAGGAACTTGATAAATTTATTCCTAGCCCAATAATGACAATAAAGGAAAAGATGAGCTTGTCACCTAGAAAGCTATGTAAACGTGCCACTAATGTTAAATTATCAGTAATTAGTAAAGAGAATCAGGGTGTTGAAAATAATCAAGAATCTCAGGGAAATAGTAGAGAATCTAAGATATCTCCTACCAAGAAGAAAACTAGTATTGCAGACAGTAAGATAAACTCTTATACTGGGCATAAAAAATCATTGAAGGACAAAAGTTTAGGGTTGATGGTATCAAGCAGTGATGTTGTGCGAGATAGTAAAGAGAATGTTCCCCTAGCTAGATTGGACGGTTCTTCTGGAAACTCAAAGGATGTGAGGGTAAGACGACGTAGTGCTCGTCACAGcggagaaaataaaggagatgaacaGTTGCCTTCAGTTTTAAATAAAGATGAAGAATTGCCTGGTGCTGAAATAGAAATTAAGAAAGGGGAACCTAGGTCCAGAACAATGTCAGGGAGTCTGAAATTGGGGAGAAATGTACAGGTAAAGCACTTAATTGATGGTCAAGGTAAAGAGGAAAATGTAGACTGTGACAAGGTTGACTGTGACAAGATTTTGAAAGTCGTGATATCTCCTATCAAGTCCGAATTCCAGAACTTGGTACAAGAGTTGAAAGCGGGACTTCTAAAGTCTTCAGGGAATCACAGAATAGCACTTTCGTTTGATAATGACTGCCCTGAAAGAATTCCTAATAAAAAGAAGCTTGAATGTGATACTAAAGATTTAGATGTCAGATTTGAAGACAATGACACTGTTATTTTGAGTAAGCCAAGGTTGCGAACTAGGTCAGCAGATAGTGTCCCATGTGGAAAAAGCTCCAAAGCTGACTCTCTTCCTAGTGATATTAGTAGTAATAGGTATAACCGTTTGTCCAGAAGGAAAGGTCGATTAAAAAGTGAAAGTGATTCTTCATTTAGGACACAACATGACGGTGAGGAAATGGGAATCTCAGAGCAAGTGTTGTCTCAAAGTAGACATGATTTTAGAAATATTAGTGGTAGTACATCAGAGGACAATAGTGATTGTGTGTCTCGTAATGGGAGAAGAAAATCTCTTTCCAAAAGTACCTGTGAAAGTCTGTCAAAAGAAGATTCCTTAATGGCTGTAATGGCATTGGCAGAAAATTCTGTGATAAAAGGTAAAAACTTAGATATTAAAAATGAACCCAGTGTAATTAGAAACCGaccagttagagagagaagacctAGCTCTAAGTGGCTTGAAAGTCTAGCCTTTGGTAAGTGCTCTAAAAGGCTTTCTACACCCAAGCTCAGGACTGAACGGTCTGTGTCAGACACTAGTGATCATTCAAGCTCTGGAAAACTACGGAACAATGATGAAAGTGCAAAAACACTTGATATGAAAAAACTAAGGGATGAAGTGAGGTCACTTACAATCATTTCAGGAAACCAAAATAGAGGGCCAGGtttaacaacaaacaacaaagatGTAAATGTGGTTGATGTACTATGTCACAGTGAAATGAGTGAGTGTATCGAGAGTAAAGTATATAATAGTAATGTTGGCTGTAATAGTATTGATTATAATAAAACCTCAGTTGTTGTTGCCAAGAGTAAAACTAATAAGAGCAATGATGACTGGGAAAAGGGAAGTGAAATGGTAGAGGATGGTGTTGGGGATTTATTAGATATTGTTAGAGCAGGAAACATACAAAACAGAATAGATGATGAGACAACAGACACTGAAGTTAATCAGGAAGAGGAACTTTTGTGCAAAATTGATGGATCACAGAAGTTGAATCagcaacaaaagacaaaaaagaagaaaaacaagaaaattcaataCAATACTCATGTAAAAAATATAGATGAAATGGTGGTTAAACTTGATAACAAAATGGCAGTTGGCACAATAATTGACAATGACACTATAaaccaagatgatgatgatgaagaagcaTTTTTGGAAGGTGGAATAGATGAAGACGAAATGAAGTGCAAAGAGGGAAACGCTGATGACTGTAAGGATCTAGGTGTTTGTTTTGAGGGAGTTGAGGATGAAGcagatattaatataaaaagtGAGAAGCAGGAGCAACCACTTGAGAAAGGCACTAAGGGAGTTGCTACTGAGGTAAAAGTTACTCAAAGTGACAAGAATACTGAATGTCATGAATTGTCATCACAACATGAAAGACGTGACAAAAAGAATGCCTCTCTTGATAATGTATTTACAAGTACTGTAACAAAGTTATATCTTTCAGAGGGTATTGAAAGTTCTGAATCATCAGAAACACTTGTTTCTGATGATTCTTTGTGTAAGAGCTTTTCTGGTAAAGAGATTTCTAGTGAAGATTCTAGCGGCAAAAGTACAGCAGAAAGATGTACAGCAAGTAGTGAAGAGAGTAGTACAGAAAATATAGTTGAGGATGATGAAGTAGTAGTGCAGAGGAAGTACAAAGTTGACCTTTGTAAAAGTTCACAACTTTCCAAAGTAATTAGAATAGATGAAGAGATATCATTCAAAGTGAACCAAGAGGAACAAGCAAAAATattttacactttaaacaaaGGTGAATTGTCTGATGAAGGCCTGGACTCACCTGAAAGAGCAAGGAAGTTGACTGACTTTGAAGAGGACAAACTTTTGGAAGAAATTTTTGATGAATGTGAGAAATTACCGCATGAAAAATTAAACTTTGTGGAGGAATTGGAAGTAAAGTCATGTGACAGGAAAAGTTTACTAAATtgtgacaaaaatacaaaatttttagtCAAACATACCCCCAAAACAAGTGAAAAACTTGAAGAAggaaatcataatcaaaatatgaGGAGTACATTTGATAAGTTTGAAGAGATCGAACCGGAATTGTATGAGGACAGTGAATCAGAATCGAATGACGATAGTGAAATAGATAAAGGGAGTCTTACAAATATTGAACCTGGTGTTGAAACAGGATTGGTAGAGAACAGCATTCAGAAAATAACAGAAAGTGAGGAAACAGGATTGGCAGAGAACAGCACCCAGAAAATAATAGAAAGCGAGGAAGTACCTTGGACAAACCATGAAAAGAGTGAATTGAGGGACCAcaaatttctaaataatttagAAGACAATAGTAAAATGTCAGAGTTGTTGGTAAATGATACTTTAGTTGGAAACCATAAGGAAGAGGTTGTTTGTCAGGATGAAATAACTAAATTAGATCTCACTCTGGAAAGGATGGATTGTAAAATAAAGGGCTGTGATGCTGGAATCCTTAGTCAACCCACAACTGATTTAGCTTATCCCAAAGATGGGTTTGAGAAAGATGTTACTTCAAAGTTTGTTGGTAACTTGGAGAAGACAGTTGAAAAAAGAATTACTGCCGATTTAAAACTGGCAGAAGCAGCCAGTTGTACTGAAGTGTTCGAAGAGATGAGCAAAGAAGCTCCAGTTAATCCCATAATCAATTTTGAAAAGACCGCAACTGGAAGGTTAGATTCCTCAGAGGAGACTATTAGAAAAGAAGCAAGTGCCAGAGATTTACAGTTGCAAGAAGAGGTTAAGAATACTGATATTCCAGAAGAGATTTATAAGGAAAATACTGCTGGTGAAAAAATCTATGAAGAAACCTTAGGAAAAGAAATTCTTCATGATACTGAAATGTGTGTGAAAGAAGCTCCTACTAATAGTGGCAACTCTGTCTTCAATATAAATGTTTCACCAAGACTTTCCAAAGAGTTAAGTATTGTGTGTTCTGATTCCAGTACTGTTGGTAGTAGGTCCCCtcatagtaaaaaagaaaaatgtaggaGCCCTAGATCTACAGGTCCTTTGTCACCCTTAAAAATTTCACCATTGTGTCCATCTCGGGAATGGCATGGACGAGGGGCTAAACTCAAAGCTCAAGTACTTATTCAAGATCAGCAGTCTGGTGTTACAGCTCAAGTACTTATTCATGATCAACAGACTGGTGTTACTAATTCTGAGAGGGGAAAATATTCACCCAGATCTACAGGTCATTTATCTCCCTTGAAAATTTCACCAGAATTATCTCCACCACGGGAATGGCATGGTCGTGGAGCTAAACTCAAAGCTCAAGTGCTTATTCAGGATCAGCAGACATATGTTGCTGATTCTGAGAGGGAAAGACATTCACCCAAATCTACATCTGATTTGTCTCCCTTGAAAGAGTCGCCAGAATTATCTCCACCACGGGAATGGCATGGTCGTGGAGCTAAACTCAAAGCGCAAGTGCTTATTCAAGATCAGCAGACAAATGTTACTGATTCTGAGAATGAAAGAAATTCACCCAAAACTACCAATGATTTGTCTCCCCTGAAAGTTTCACCCGAGTTATCTTCACCTCGGGAATGGCATGGTCGTGGAGCTAAACTTAAAGCACAAGTACTTATTCAGGATCAGCAGACAGGTGTTATTGATTCTCATGTAGTTTGCTCTGGTCTTGGTATTGCAGATGTTAAGAAGGGTTTTGGAACAGATGGATCAGATGATAAATCAGGTGCTTACGTGAAAAGTGAGAAAGAAAAGACTATTTCAAGTACTAAAATTACGAGTCCAAAAGTTAGTGGAGTATCCCATTCTAATACTGGCATTTCCCTGAAGTCCCCTAAACCTTCTAAATTTGTGCACGATGATCGCGAGTGGCAAGCAAGAGGAGCCAAACTGAAAGCACAGATTATGATTAGTGACCAGCAGAATGGCCAAATGAACACCTTAGTGGAACCAATGGACAACAGCTTCTCCCCAGTTCTCAAGTCTCCTCCTGCAAAGAAAGCAAAACTTGGAAGTCCACCTGTGAATATGAAAGATATTAGATCATTCTTCACAGTTCAGAAGGCTTCAGAACAAAAATTCAAGAAAGGTGTGAGTGGATCTGATGTCATGCCTAAATCAAGCTCTTCCACACAAGCTGACTCTCCCAGTTCACCTAACTGTGCAAGCTCTTCAAGTGCCTGGAAAATGAGATCTCCCACTGCTGATTTTACCAATGAACATTCTTTGCTAGATGATGTAGCTTCTGATGAAAAAAGCTTTGTGAAAGCTAATCCTGTCACTGTACCTAATGATAAACATAATAAACGGAATGGCAAGATCATCCATCACGTTGAAAACAACTGGAATGGCAGAATGGTCAGTTGCATTGAATCTTCAAGTAAACTAGTATCTCCAAATAACAGTAAGTTAAATGAACCGAACCACAAGCTTACTCCTCCCAGTGCCGGATCTTCCAGTATGCCTCTGTCTCCAAGTACAGGTAATAGTACTTTTGTAAAACCAGACCCTCATAGTATAGGTTCTACCAAACTTCTTAGCAGTCCACAGTGTGTAACAGACTCTTCCAACAAAGATAGTCCTCAGACATTCAGGAGAAGGAAGTTAAAATTATATTCTGTCACTAGTAGTGACATAAGAACATTCTTTGCTCCAGTTAAAAGTACCAAAAGAAAGCTAGAATCCTCATCACCACTTGATTGCAAGGCTATAAAACGAGAAGAAAGTTCCCTGTTGAAATTACCAAAGAATATGGAAGTTCCTGAGATCCATCCTTTGCAGACTACCTGTCAGCCAAGTAAaatcatgtctgaaaaattccaGACTTTGGACTCTGCAACCTCACCAGACTTTGAAGGCTTCCCGTATGGTTCAAGGCAATCAGGTGTCCGAGCCAGAACTTTAGTGAGATTAATAActcttataaaaagtaaaaaatggtaTGGATTGggtaattttccttttcctttagatCAATTATGTGACTGGAATGATGGCATGTTAGAAGACAGATTATTTGATAAGTATTCATAG